The uncultured Desulfuromonas sp. genome contains the following window.
TTTCGTTAAAAAACCGTATGGCGCAGGTTGATATTTTCCGTAACTATTTTGTCATCCTCACCTGTGTGCTGCTGGTGTTGCTGTTTGTCGCCCTGTTGCTGTTGACCAAACGTTTGATTATCTCGCCGGTTAGTGTGTTGATCGAACATCAGCGGCGTATTTCCGCGGGTGATCTGAGCAGTATGATTGAGGATGCGCCGAATGATGAGCTGGGCGAGCTGGCTCGCGGGGCGAATCAGATGACCCGTAGTTTGCGCGCCTCCCAGGCCGAGATCCGTAACTGGGCCAATACTCTTGAAGCCAAGGTTGAAGAGCGAACTCAGCAGATTCAAAAAATGCAGGGCACTTTGGCGCGTTCCGAACGTCTGGCGTCACTGGGTAAGCTTGTAGCCGGTATTGCGCATGAGATCAACAACCCGCTCACCGGGATACTGATGTTTTCATCTATGGCCGCGGAGACTCCGGGGATCAGTGAACAGATGAAGAAAGACCTCGATACCATCACTCAGGAAACCCAGCGTTGCGCCGGGATTGTTCGCGGTCTGCTTGATTTCGGTCGTGAATCGATTCCGATGAAAACCTATGTTTCCGTCAATACGATCCTCGATAAAACACTGGCTCTTGTGGAAAATCAGACGCTGTTTCAAAATGTCGAAATCACACGCGAGTATGATGGTCAGATTCCGGAATTGGAGGGGGACCCCAATCAGCTGGAACAGGTGTTTATGAATATCTTCATCAATGCCGCACAGGCCATGCTGGCTGGCGGGCGTCTGGCGATCAAGACTTGGTTTGATGACGACATGGTGATGATCCGTATTGCCGATACCGGTTGTGGGATTTCCGGAGAGAACCTGGAGAGGATT
Protein-coding sequences here:
- a CDS encoding ATP-binding protein, encoding MALRFSLLVKFMAVISTVLLITMFISVVVNVRFQRQITLENSLHEADYFSETILRSTYYQMLEDDREMLYQMIDEVGAMPGIRRIRLFNKEGIINFSTDKQEVGTIIQHNSEGCSICHLDTGEPLAYAPTAARGRTFYDENGEIFLGVTKAIYNDPSCYTAECHYHPQDRELNGILDVQISLKNRMAQVDIFRNYFVILTCVLLVLLFVALLLLTKRLIISPVSVLIEHQRRISAGDLSSMIEDAPNDELGELARGANQMTRSLRASQAEIRNWANTLEAKVEERTQQIQKMQGTLARSERLASLGKLVAGIAHEINNPLTGILMFSSMAAETPGISEQMKKDLDTITQETQRCAGIVRGLLDFGRESIPMKTYVSVNTILDKTLALVENQTLFQNVEITREYDGQIPELEGDPNQLEQVFMNIFINAAQAMLAGGRLAIKTWFDDDMVMIRIADTGCGISGENLERIFDPFFTTKDQQGTGLGLSVSYGIVENHGGDIRVESCPAKGTAFTIRLPVNGNEKGLSVPPTK